One region of Oxalobacteraceae bacterium OTU3CAMAD1 genomic DNA includes:
- a CDS encoding S8 family peptidase: MLQKQGAVAPRTFVTLSVITLVPLLGAALSMPANAQSPDASQQSERTRYIIVFKPGSGAVKQHAESLANGSGTRPDHVYEHVVKGFTVTLPTKSSAHYLEAMRRHPLVQSIEPDMVVTHTQTTQTSATWGLDRSDQRALPLNGAYSYAATGLGVQIYVLDTGVRAAHADFGGRVRAGYTAIADGNGTNDCHGHGTHVAATAAGAKYGIAKAASVVPVRVLGCNGSGTMSGVLAGLDWVAVNAVRPAVVNMSLGGGLSYTLDRAVANVVSRGISVAVAAGNSNVDACTSSPAREPSAITVGATASNDARASYSNWGRCLDIFAPGSSITSAGIYSNTSVTTMSGTSMAAPHVAGNVALLLQSQPSLIPSQVAQLIKSRATPNKVWSAGTGSPNLLLYTGTDVATAAFLQ; encoded by the coding sequence ATGTTGCAGAAGCAAGGCGCCGTTGCGCCCCGCACCTTTGTCACCCTGTCCGTCATTACGCTGGTTCCGCTGCTCGGCGCCGCGCTGAGCATGCCGGCGAACGCCCAGTCCCCTGATGCGTCCCAGCAATCCGAACGCACCCGTTACATCATCGTCTTCAAGCCCGGTTCGGGGGCCGTGAAGCAGCACGCCGAGTCGTTGGCCAACGGCTCCGGCACCCGTCCGGACCACGTCTATGAACACGTCGTCAAAGGCTTCACGGTGACGCTGCCGACCAAGTCGAGCGCCCACTATCTGGAAGCGATGCGTCGCCATCCGTTGGTGCAATCCATCGAACCCGACATGGTTGTGACGCACACGCAAACCACGCAAACCAGTGCGACCTGGGGGTTGGACAGGTCCGACCAGCGCGCCTTGCCGCTCAACGGCGCGTACAGCTATGCGGCCACCGGCCTGGGCGTGCAAATCTACGTGCTGGACACCGGCGTGCGCGCCGCCCATGCCGATTTCGGCGGGCGCGTGCGAGCCGGCTACACGGCGATTGCCGATGGCAATGGCACCAACGACTGCCACGGCCACGGCACCCACGTCGCCGCCACGGCGGCCGGTGCGAAGTACGGCATCGCGAAAGCCGCAAGCGTAGTGCCGGTGCGGGTGTTGGGCTGCAACGGCTCGGGCACCATGAGCGGCGTGCTGGCCGGCCTGGATTGGGTGGCGGTCAACGCCGTACGGCCCGCCGTGGTCAACATGTCGCTCGGCGGCGGCCTCTCATACACCCTGGACAGGGCGGTGGCCAATGTGGTGTCGCGCGGCATCAGTGTGGCGGTCGCGGCTGGCAACTCCAATGTAGATGCCTGCACCAGTTCGCCGGCCCGCGAGCCTTCGGCCATTACCGTGGGCGCCACCGCCAGCAACGATGCGCGCGCTTCCTATTCCAATTGGGGACGCTGCCTGGACATCTTCGCGCCGGGCTCGTCCATCACGTCGGCGGGCATCTACAGCAATACGTCCGTGACGACGATGAGCGGGACGTCGATGGCGGCGCCACACGTGGCGGGCAACGTCGCGCTGCTGCTCCAGAGCCAGCCAAGCTTGATCCCGAGCCAGGTCGCCCAGTTGATCAAGTCCCGCGCCACGCCGAACAAGGTGTG